The sequence below is a genomic window from Ipomoea triloba cultivar NCNSP0323 chromosome 10, ASM357664v1.
GAATGAATCACCGACTTACGAAAAAAAAGTCTCAATTTACAACattcttttcattatttttaaagaaaaactaGAACATATAGGCTTTGTTTGGCAAACgtaactgaaaagctataagttagaAGTTTAAAATTGAACAGATGTTAAACTAACTGATTATGCTTAAAAGAGTtttgtaaaattagttttttgataagctgataaatgtaaaaagactaaaaagaacatattcataaaatttaaatagttttaaatttaaataggtttgtttaagAATTGATGCTCAGTAGACTCCACATACATACGCTTCACTAACAACTAACTTTACCAGCttcacaatttcattttattttgaagcTTCGCAAAGATATGACATGAATCAACTAGCAATCAAttcaagtaaaaaaattaaattttaaaataaaaactcagAACCGAACAAGCAACCAACAATGGCCTAAAATAAGAGCGGCAAGACACCGAATTTGAAAACAAACTCGCCCCTAACATAATACAGTACacataaatattttcactttttgtCTCACATACAAACGCACCTAAAGAACATATATACTAACAGCacacaaatataaagaaaaactATACCATGGATTACACGGTTGCTGAAGAGTTGTTTGAATAAAGATGAAGGAGGATGCTTGGCGGTGAAGGAGTTGTGGAACGAggatgaataaaaaaataataaaaaaggagaagagaaaagacCAAAAGCATTTTAAATGAGAGgggtaaaaatgtcatttatttaaaataataaggataaagataaaaaaaaaaaaaaaaaaaaaaaacaaagtttagaaactactaacttatttttgaaatatcatCAAACAAAGCTTGTatcttattagtagcttaaaataagttatataaGCTCCTACATAAACTTTGTCAAACAGAACCTAtagtaagattttttttatgagGGAACCTATAGTAAGATAGGTTGTgaaattcaacaaattattttgtggatccAGGTCAATCTTACAAAGTGGACTCGagttcaaaatatataatttacatgctaaatgttcacaatttacatattaaatgttcgaATTCGAaatgtgaacattcagtatgtaaattgtgatgagtCCATATTGGATCaagttcatgtttttttttttttttttggtggggaaCCAAGTTTATGGTATAAGTATTGGTGAAATTGCATTAAATATTTTGTAGGTCAAATGCCTCACGGGCGGCATACAGCTCAGATCCTCACCTGGCTTACTTGTTCGGCGCATTTCAGTCCCCAACGTCTGTGTGTACTTTTTTGCGCTCTTCAGATCCGTTATCAACGGTCTTCTATGCGTCTCTTTCGGAacatctccttttttttttttttttttttggaacatctactttttaaagttgtcaAGTGTAAACCCCACTCACTATTCAATTATGTACCAGACTACCAGTCCAGTCGTGccatatatttacttatttagtaGTGTTGTAGGCCCGGATGATTGCTTTATGCCAACCACAACACGCTATTTCACCAAACACCCAATTATGCTCCATACGCAACGCGTTTCTGAATTATATTCCTTATATAATATGATTCCTTCTACTCAAaatcataaattaataaaatcaataatttagGAAAATCGATAAATTAACGGCTAATGGGTTAACTCTATTTAAAATGACAAAAGATTCACATCTATAATTTTGATTAGAGCCAGTTAACTATAGATAACTTAGACTGGTTTATTTCTTGTGATCATTTACCCGCTAAGGTCAGAAAACGAGATTTACTTGCACTCAAAAAGGATTGCGGTACTTctctcgtcatccaaaaaaattacaagatTGAATATTCGAAATtgatcaaaaataattttctagGACAATAGTTCAGTGAAGAGTTAATGTCACATGAAATGACACTGcgtggttaaattttgaaagttaaataactatgaatgattaaattggatcacgaattttcaaaaaaaaaaaaaattggatcacgaattgttaaattttaaagttgaagGATTACAAatgattaatttgaaaatttaaaattaaacgtgacaaaatcactatatttGGAGTAACTCAAATTATTAACTCATTCAGGGAAATAATTGTGAGAATTTATAACATGAAACTTTCAGTTCATGACAATTTTACAAAGTGAGAGGGACATTTTCACACTAGCAAACACTTTCTTTGGAACCATAAAAGTTTAATAATAATGGTTTATAAGTGCACAAGTGCACAAGTGCATAGATTATGTATCTGaggtgtattaaaaaaaaaaaaaaaaaagtatctgAGGTTGTTTCCAAAAAATGTATCTGAGGTATTACGCgtctttcttttcattttctaataatatacttaataatcatatttttatcatttctttTCAATTGTGTGAGGAAATCATAATATGATATTGAAGAATCATATTCCGGAAACCATCCTCTTTACACAATCACCATTCACCTCACAACTGCACTTTATCTTTTTCCACTTTTTCTTCCCAccccctaaaaaaaaattaatcaatttagaaaaaaaaaatattaatgctactttaacaaatttttttctccaaatattttacacataacacataattacactccatccgtctcattttatgtgtttaattcagTTAGCGAgttttgattaaaattatttttaatttttttcataaacaTGACATCTAAAGTGGTACAAaggaagtattatatttatattcattagaTATCTAAGTAATGATACGTTTACTTACAAAATTACTTTCTAATATTCACGACATGTTGTTATTTAAAGACAAGTTACATACACcaaaaaatttcaccaaaatcTTTACCATATGATGTTGCAACATATGTTTCaactaattctttaaaaaaaaaaagttttattgCCTCAACTAattcacaataataattaatacgtagattctttaaaaaaaaaaaaacatataatggAGTCAACTAattcacaataataattaatgaataaaaaaaatttattgccTAACAAATTTTGGTTCAAGTTGCcttatttgttatttaaaaattgtatatactaatttttgtaattttggttAGGTAAATGAAACTAATAAAAGATAACATGGCGTATGGTTGAGGGGAAATGACTCATCCATACCAGCTTAACTAAACGTTTTCATTGATTTTTCGTATAGAGCAACCTTGAATCTGTAAGCGAGCACACATCCTTGATTGATGTCAACGAAATGATTAGTTATTGTATTTGATAAAAATAGATACGTTGGTTTACacccaaataataataatggaaaaaaaGTTGTAGCTAAATAAAATAGTGTTGTCCTCCACCAATATATAAAGGAGTGACCCTCCGAGTTTGTCTCCCAAATTTTCTCATCCAAAAGATTTGGCCATTATATAATGCCAACCCTTTTGCTAAGGCTCTTCTTCCTTCACACTCTCCTCAACGCATTCCTCCTCCGCTTGGTTCCCAAGAAGCTCCGGCCCCTCCTCCCAGCTTCTTGGTACCACCAACCCACCGCAATTACCAAATCGCCCCCGCCTTCTCGACACCCGCGAATGGACCGCGAGGAGCTGTCACGCGTCTTCGAGATGTTCGACCGCAACGGCGACGGGCACATCACGAAGGCGGAGCTGAGCGATTCATTGGAGAACATGGGGATATACATCCCCGACGCGGATCTGGTGGCCATGATCGAGAAGATCGACATCAACGGCGACGGGCGCGTGGACATCGACGAGTTCGGGGCGCTGTACCAGTCCATCATGGACGAGCGGGACGAGGAGGAGGACATGCGGGAAGCCTTCAACGTCTTCGACATCAACGGCGACGGCTTCATCTCCGTCGAGGAGCTCAAATCGGTTCTCTCCTCGCTAGGGCTCAAGCAGGGCCGCTCCTTGGAGGATTGCAAGAAGATGATCGTCAAGGTCGACACCGACGGCGATGGGATGGTCGACTTCGCCGAGTTCAAGCAGATGATGAGAAGGGGCGGCATTGCTGCATTGTCGTCGTAAAATCAATTTTTCCGTATTAGATCGATTGGAAAATGTagatattcttttttttttttgccgttaaaaaaaaatctaaattccAGCTCCATTGATGGAGGAGGAAGATTAATTAGAGTCCAAGATCGGAGATTCTCATGTGAATTGGGAGAATCTAATTTTAAAAGATCTTGGCGATCGAATATGGGCTGGagtttatattctttaattttgtgtGGGTGGTGAAGGAAAGGAAATTATTTTCAAGTTATTATCAAGTTCTtcatttgtttcatttttttcctcACTAGTCACTATTTAGTGCTACATGTAAAAGTGCATTATTGATTTTTTCTCTGAGAACTACTCACTTTGTTataatgcagtatttgttcataattattttctccACCTGCAGAAGCACAAACAAGTCAATTGTCACTAGTCTTGGTagattattgatttattatagtgatatttgcatatatatatatatatatatatatataatatcattaTGGGTTCTCgagtataattattttgttaggtttagtcataaattttgaaattgaccTTCGTGGTCTTTTGACtttaaaattgttatattaATGGTTCAACTTAACCATGAGTGATCCTTACAAGAGGAACATGTaagtaacaatttaaaagtcgGATTACGAGTgatcaaatttaaaagtttagactAAACTTGGCAAAACTATTATTCTTAAAGAACGTTATTGGTATTaattgtatacatttattatattgttcGATAGATAATTGTATATGCGTTGTCCTGCAGTTTTTGGTTTCTGCTCGATCCAATCCATTGGTTTTTTTCTTCCTAGACTAGAAACGAAATGCATACTAAATTTGTGGCACTCAGTGAGCAACCGCTGTGCAGAGGTTTTGAGCGGTGAAAGAGACGATTCCACGGAGGATATGAGCGGCGATCACGCCACGAGACTACAATATTTGGTCCGCGGTGGTTGAACCAATTTCAAGCCAAGGAATAGACTGACAAAGATTGGTAAGCTACATTATATGACTTACTTGCAAGACATTCTTACCGCATCATACACTACTTAACGTCATTATCACATCATCAatactatattattttatatcatatataataagaaatcaaaatgttattctcaaaaaaaaaaacaaaaagaagaagaaatcaaaatgtaataactaataagtgaTAATAATCACACTCAACCTGATTTATTAGATTTcgaaataaagttataaaacaGAGGACCGTGTTTCCACTTTCCAATGATTTGGGTCGggttaaaataaatttgaattctcttcaaatgttta
It includes:
- the LOC116031845 gene encoding calmodulin-like protein 3, which encodes MPTLLLRLFFLHTLLNAFLLRLVPKKLRPLLPASWYHQPTAITKSPPPSRHPRMDREELSRVFEMFDRNGDGHITKAELSDSLENMGIYIPDADLVAMIEKIDINGDGRVDIDEFGALYQSIMDERDEEEDMREAFNVFDINGDGFISVEELKSVLSSLGLKQGRSLEDCKKMIVKVDTDGDGMVDFAEFKQMMRRGGIAALSS